One Paracoccus aminophilus JCM 7686 genomic window carries:
- a CDS encoding DUF6088 family protein, with translation MKRVRASGRGSVFTPSDFLDVAARGAVDQALSRLTRAGDLRRLARGLYDFPKIHPKLGALSPSPDDVAKALARETGSNLQIDGPQAANALGLSTQVAAQSRWLTDGPSRRVVLGKRVIDLRHTSPKHLIAPGSPAGTVVQALRHVGAARASDVMHAASRHLSASDKKLLARNATQAPAWMRATLISIANSKPSGCGADAAIG, from the coding sequence ATGAAGCGTGTCCGCGCAAGCGGACGCGGCAGCGTCTTCACGCCCAGTGACTTTCTGGACGTGGCAGCCCGTGGCGCGGTGGACCAAGCGCTGTCTCGGCTGACCAGGGCCGGAGACCTCCGGCGTCTCGCCCGCGGCCTTTATGACTTCCCCAAGATCCATCCGAAGCTCGGTGCGCTTAGTCCTTCGCCCGACGATGTGGCCAAAGCTCTTGCTCGCGAAACCGGATCAAACCTGCAGATTGATGGTCCGCAGGCTGCCAACGCCCTCGGACTCTCGACGCAGGTCGCCGCACAGAGCCGTTGGCTGACGGATGGGCCTTCGCGCCGTGTTGTCCTCGGGAAGCGGGTGATCGATCTTCGCCATACCTCGCCCAAACATCTGATTGCCCCCGGCAGCCCGGCCGGAACCGTAGTGCAGGCTCTGCGCCATGTAGGTGCTGCACGGGCCTCTGACGTGATGCACGCGGCCAGCCGTCACCTTTCGGCCAGCGACAAGAAGCTCCTCGCCAGGAATGCGACGCAGGCACCGGCGTGGATGCGGGCAACCCTGATCTCGATTGCCAACTCAAAGCCTTCAGGGTGCGGGGCCGATGCCGCAATTGGATAA
- a CDS encoding helix-turn-helix transcriptional regulator: protein MKRERSYSRVTRDALIMLGRMIRIGRLERGLTAQDLADRAGISRTTLSNIEKGAAGPEVGIVFEVAALAGVPLFGQDAGSLQMHNAHLGEKLALLPKSVRHKAREVDDDF, encoded by the coding sequence ATGAAGCGCGAACGAAGCTATTCCCGAGTAACCCGCGACGCGCTGATCATGCTGGGTAGGATGATCCGCATCGGCCGGCTCGAGCGTGGTCTCACCGCACAGGACCTGGCCGACCGCGCAGGCATCAGCCGCACCACCCTGTCCAATATCGAAAAGGGCGCGGCCGGGCCTGAGGTGGGCATCGTGTTCGAGGTGGCCGCTCTCGCCGGTGTGCCGCTCTTTGGGCAGGACGCGGGCAGCCTGCAGATGCACAACGCGCATCTGGGAGAAAAACTCGCCTTGCTGCCCAAAAGCGTAAGACACAAAGCCCGCGAGGTTGATGATGACTTCTGA
- a CDS encoding type II toxin-antitoxin system HipA family toxin, which translates to MTSDTAPKGAFVWIWLPGATEPVVAGRLVPDGARLTYTYGASYRRNIRAVPLYEPELPLREGKIEPAPGMGMASCIRDGSPDAWGRRVIINRLTGKKPDAHDVPELSELTFLLQSGSDRIGALDFQASATEYVPRLATEASLAELQEAANLIEQGVPLPPALDQALNHGTSIGGARPKAMINAGGRKFIAKFSAGNDTYSVVKAEFIAMRLARAAGLNVATVEMTRAAHKDVLLVERFDRTHTDSGWTRHAMVSALTMLGLDEMMARYASYEDLAELIRHRFSEPKATLHELYGRIAFNILCGNTDDHARNHAAFWDGRQLTLTPAYDICPQGRTGSEASQAMLIKGEARASTLATCLAAAPDFHLKESDAVALIERQIEAIAAGWQAACDEAALSQVDRRLFAGRQFLNSFALEELKGQPALVDAYEAARNALIAGAAV; encoded by the coding sequence ATGACTTCTGACACCGCGCCCAAAGGTGCCTTTGTCTGGATCTGGTTACCGGGCGCAACAGAGCCTGTCGTGGCCGGGCGGCTTGTCCCGGACGGCGCCCGGCTGACCTATACCTATGGTGCCAGCTATCGGCGCAATATCCGCGCGGTTCCGCTTTACGAACCCGAGCTACCCCTGCGCGAGGGAAAAATCGAACCCGCACCCGGCATGGGCATGGCTAGCTGCATCCGGGACGGATCGCCGGATGCCTGGGGCCGCCGCGTTATCATCAATCGGCTGACCGGTAAGAAGCCCGATGCACACGATGTCCCGGAGTTGAGCGAGCTCACCTTTCTGCTGCAATCGGGATCCGACCGTATTGGCGCGCTCGATTTCCAGGCCTCGGCCACGGAATATGTTCCGCGCCTGGCGACAGAGGCCTCGCTGGCCGAATTGCAGGAAGCAGCAAACCTGATTGAGCAGGGTGTGCCACTGCCGCCCGCGCTGGATCAGGCTTTGAATCACGGCACATCCATTGGCGGCGCGCGCCCCAAGGCCATGATCAATGCTGGCGGCCGCAAATTCATTGCCAAGTTTTCCGCCGGCAACGACACCTATAGCGTGGTCAAGGCCGAGTTCATCGCCATGCGGCTGGCCCGCGCCGCCGGGCTGAACGTCGCGACGGTCGAGATGACTCGGGCCGCGCACAAGGATGTCCTTCTGGTCGAGCGCTTTGACCGCACGCATACGGACTCTGGCTGGACCCGGCACGCGATGGTCTCGGCCCTGACCATGCTGGGGCTTGACGAAATGATGGCGCGCTATGCCTCATATGAGGATCTGGCCGAATTGATCCGCCATCGCTTCTCGGAACCCAAGGCAACACTGCACGAGCTTTACGGGCGGATCGCGTTCAATATCCTTTGCGGCAATACCGACGATCACGCCCGCAACCACGCGGCCTTCTGGGATGGCCGACAGCTGACGCTGACCCCCGCCTATGACATCTGCCCACAGGGGCGCACGGGCAGCGAAGCCTCACAAGCGATGCTGATCAAGGGGGAGGCCCGTGCCAGCACGCTTGCCACCTGCCTTGCCGCGGCCCCGGACTTCCACCTGAAGGAAAGCGACGCCGTGGCCCTCATTGAGCGCCAGATCGAAGCGATTGCAGCGGGCTGGCAAGCGGCCTGCGATGAGGCGGCGCTTTCCCAGGTTGACCGCAGGCTGTTCGCCGGGCGTCAGTTCCTCAACAGCTTCGCGCTTGAGGAGTTGAAGGGGCAGCCAGCGCTGGTGGATGCATATGAGGCCGCGCGAAACGCTCTGATCGCAGGCGCGGCAGTCTGA
- a CDS encoding DUF736 domain-containing protein, giving the protein MATIGTFKKTGNEYTGEIVTLSVQAKGVRIVPDLRATGENAPSHRILVGRAEIGAAWSKRSNEGRDYLGLKLDDPSFAHPIYANLFDDEEGEGSSLIWSRPNSRRGE; this is encoded by the coding sequence ATGGCGACCATCGGCACCTTCAAGAAGACCGGCAACGAATACACCGGCGAAATCGTCACCCTGAGCGTGCAGGCCAAGGGCGTGCGCATCGTCCCCGACCTGCGGGCCACGGGCGAGAACGCACCCTCGCACCGGATCCTGGTGGGCCGCGCGGAAATCGGCGCCGCCTGGTCGAAGCGCTCGAACGAGGGGCGGGACTATCTGGGCCTGAAGCTGGACGATCCGAGCTTTGCGCACCCGATCTACGCCAACCTCTTCGACGACGAGGAAGGCGAGGGCTCGAGCCTGATCTGGTCGCGCCCCAACAGCCGCCGGGGGGAGTAA
- a CDS encoding GntR family transcriptional regulator — translation MKDDTKETLADRISRILADRIIAGTLRADERLRQDHIAAEFSASHVPVREAFRRLEAQGLAISEPRRGVRVAGFSPREVREVAGMRAALETMALRNAAPNLTSYILDKAEEATRAGDHAPDVQSWEEANRRFHRLILEPCDMPRLMRSIDDLHAASARFLFSGWRAEWEAPTDRDHRAILSALRVGDVMSACATLARHVQWTGPKGPQNSR, via the coding sequence ATGAAGGACGATACCAAAGAAACCCTGGCTGACAGGATCAGCCGCATTCTCGCAGATCGGATCATCGCAGGCACGCTTCGCGCTGACGAGCGCCTTCGCCAGGATCACATTGCGGCGGAGTTCAGCGCCAGCCATGTTCCTGTGCGCGAGGCCTTTCGCCGGCTGGAGGCGCAGGGGCTCGCAATCAGCGAGCCGCGCCGCGGCGTACGGGTTGCAGGCTTCAGCCCGAGGGAAGTCAGGGAAGTCGCAGGCATGCGCGCAGCATTGGAAACAATGGCGCTCCGCAACGCCGCGCCCAATCTTACAAGTTATATACTTGATAAAGCGGAGGAAGCAACGCGGGCAGGCGATCACGCCCCGGACGTACAGTCCTGGGAGGAAGCCAATCGCCGCTTTCACCGGCTGATCCTGGAACCCTGCGACATGCCGCGCCTGATGCGCAGCATCGATGATCTGCATGCTGCGAGCGCCCGTTTCCTCTTCTCGGGGTGGCGCGCCGAATGGGAAGCTCCAACGGATCGCGATCACCGCGCTATCCTTTCGGCCCTTCGCGTAGGGGACGTCATGAGCGCCTGCGCCACGCTTGCGCGTCATGTCCAGTGGACAGGTCCGAAGGGACCGCAGAACAGCCGGTAA
- a CDS encoding biotin transporter BioY, producing MPPAIPHCAETSRLVRFLRPLAIGLGGVMLMTISAKVQIPFWPVPMTLHTLAVMAFAVLLGPRMATAIFAAYLAAGATGLPVFSGSPERGLGLAYIAEPTGGYLIGYLIASGMTGWLAAGRGLLGQVLAMLAGLGVVYGLGLIWLAVFVPSAQLLAVGVLPFLLGDLVKIALVALATQGVARLRSAK from the coding sequence ATGCCCCCTGCCATACCGCATTGCGCCGAGACATCCCGTCTCGTGCGTTTCCTCCGCCCGTTGGCCATCGGCCTTGGCGGTGTCATGCTGATGACGATCTCGGCCAAGGTGCAAATCCCGTTCTGGCCGGTCCCGATGACGCTGCACACCCTCGCGGTCATGGCTTTCGCCGTTCTGCTCGGGCCGCGCATGGCAACGGCAATCTTCGCCGCCTATCTCGCCGCCGGGGCAACCGGCTTGCCGGTGTTCTCGGGATCGCCCGAGCGCGGTCTGGGTCTGGCCTATATCGCAGAGCCAACCGGCGGCTATCTTATCGGCTACTTGATTGCCTCGGGGATGACGGGATGGCTGGCTGCGGGACGGGGTTTGCTCGGCCAGGTCCTTGCAATGCTGGCGGGGCTCGGTGTGGTCTATGGCCTTGGCCTGATCTGGTTGGCGGTCTTTGTCCCATCGGCGCAACTGCTGGCGGTCGGGGTTCTGCCATTCTTGCTCGGAGATCTGGTCAAGATCGCGCTCGTGGCACTGGCGACCCAAGGGGTCGCGCGACTGCGGAGCGCCAAGTGA
- the bioB gene encoding biotin synthase BioB yields MLDTSANGALRHDWTVDEILALHELPLLELVGRANAAHRACHDPNHLQKASLLSIKTGGCPENCAYCPQSAHHRDVELTRDRLMDPAKVIGMASNAKDAGAERFCMGAAWRQVRDGSDFDAVVEMVAGVRALGMEACVTLGMLKPHQAERLAQAGLTAYNHNLDTSPEFYGKIITTRTYQDRLDTLATVRSYGIELCCGGIIGMGETVRDRASMLQVLATMDPHPESVPINALVPVAGTPLAGRARIDPLELVRMVATARLVMPASIVRLSAGRSSLNREAQILCLVAGANSIFYGDTLLTTPNAGIGEDADLVAAIAAPVRGRETAPKEKPSH; encoded by the coding sequence ATGCTGGACACATCCGCAAACGGCGCGTTGCGCCACGACTGGACGGTCGATGAGATACTGGCGCTGCACGAACTGCCCCTTCTGGAGCTTGTCGGACGCGCGAATGCCGCGCATCGCGCGTGCCACGACCCGAACCACCTCCAGAAAGCCAGTCTCCTCTCGATCAAGACCGGCGGTTGCCCGGAAAACTGCGCCTATTGCCCGCAATCGGCGCATCACCGTGACGTGGAACTGACCCGCGACCGGCTGATGGATCCGGCGAAGGTCATCGGCATGGCATCCAATGCGAAAGATGCCGGGGCGGAGCGTTTCTGCATGGGGGCGGCCTGGCGGCAGGTGCGCGATGGGAGCGACTTCGATGCCGTGGTCGAAATGGTCGCGGGCGTCAGGGCGCTCGGGATGGAGGCCTGCGTCACCCTCGGCATGCTCAAGCCGCATCAGGCAGAGCGCCTCGCACAGGCCGGGCTTACGGCCTACAACCACAATCTCGACACCAGCCCCGAGTTCTACGGCAAGATCATCACCACCCGCACCTATCAAGACAGACTGGACACGCTGGCAACGGTGCGCAGCTACGGCATAGAGCTGTGCTGCGGCGGCATCATCGGCATGGGCGAAACCGTGCGGGATCGCGCCTCGATGCTGCAGGTCCTTGCGACCATGGATCCGCACCCGGAAAGCGTGCCGATCAATGCGCTGGTGCCGGTGGCGGGCACGCCGCTTGCCGGACGTGCCCGCATCGACCCACTGGAATTGGTCCGCATGGTCGCCACGGCCAGGCTTGTGATGCCAGCCTCGATTGTGCGGCTGTCCGCAGGACGTTCCAGCCTGAACCGGGAGGCGCAGATCCTTTGCCTCGTCGCCGGTGCCAACTCGATCTTCTACGGAGACACCCTGCTCACGACACCGAATGCAGGCATTGGGGAGGATGCAGATCTCGTTGCCGCGATTGCCGCCCCGGTCCGAGGCAGGGAGACAGCACCAAAAGAAAAGCCCAGTCACTAG
- a CDS encoding ParB/RepB/Spo0J family partition protein, with protein sequence MATAVQKITLSSSRDIPFNKLVLSQSNVRRVKAGVSVDELAESIARRGLIQSLHVRPVLGEDGAETGMFEVPAGGRRFRALEVLVKQKRLAKTAPVPCIVSDATDDVLIDEVSLAENIERAPLHPVDQFRAFQAMREKGMTEEAIAAAFFVDAKVVKQRLRLVSVAPALLEIYAEDGMTLEQLMAFTISSDHERQVQVWDAVKDSWSKEPYQIRRLLTETTVRASDRRVTFVGIEAYEAAGGYVLRDLFQQDDGGWLQDPVLLDRLVNEKLKAEAEIIAAEGWKWIEVAVSFPYSHAYGMRQLIGTTVDLTEDERATREALRDEYDRLEAEYSQAEEYPDEVDARLGEIEKTLGAFEMRSMIYEPAQMARAGVFVSLDVDGTLLIERGYVRAEDEAPLEPEPEIVDPETGEVLQRAEHETSHQRAVITLGGEPATSPEEEEDEGEAIKPLPERLVIELTAHRTLALRDAVANNPRIAMTALLHRLVLDCFGIRSAGNALQARINEVHLSVQAPDLGDSIPAQAIDERHAAWRADIPLDDGDDRLWDWLHALDEASRQALLAHCLSFGVNALYERPNPYSGNGISQHGLDRRMQEADRLARVTGLDLVETGWKPTVANYLGRVTKARILEAVREGVGEQAVELIGHLKKGEMATEAERLLAGSGWLPEPLRMEDLEAAAAAGDAEGTDADTLPDFLAGDEDDALEEEEPDSAHRIAAE encoded by the coding sequence ATGGCCACTGCCGTTCAGAAGATCACCCTGTCGTCCTCGCGCGACATCCCCTTCAACAAGCTGGTGCTGAGCCAGTCCAACGTGCGGCGGGTCAAGGCCGGTGTCTCGGTCGATGAACTGGCCGAGTCCATCGCCCGTCGCGGGCTGATCCAGTCCCTGCACGTTCGCCCGGTTCTGGGCGAGGATGGTGCCGAGACCGGCATGTTCGAAGTGCCCGCCGGCGGCCGCCGCTTCCGTGCGCTGGAAGTGTTGGTGAAGCAGAAGCGCCTTGCAAAGACCGCACCGGTCCCCTGCATCGTGTCCGATGCGACCGACGATGTGCTGATCGACGAGGTCTCGCTCGCCGAGAATATCGAGCGCGCACCGCTGCATCCGGTGGATCAGTTCCGCGCCTTCCAGGCCATGCGCGAGAAGGGCATGACCGAGGAGGCGATTGCGGCCGCCTTCTTCGTCGATGCCAAAGTGGTGAAACAGCGCCTGCGGCTGGTCTCGGTCGCGCCCGCACTGCTCGAGATCTATGCCGAGGATGGCATGACGCTGGAGCAGCTGATGGCCTTCACCATCTCCTCGGACCATGAGCGCCAGGTGCAGGTCTGGGATGCGGTGAAGGATAGCTGGTCGAAGGAGCCCTACCAGATCCGGCGCCTGCTGACCGAGACCACGGTGCGGGCCTCCGACAGGCGCGTCACCTTTGTCGGCATCGAGGCCTATGAGGCGGCTGGCGGCTACGTGCTGCGCGATCTCTTCCAACAGGACGACGGCGGCTGGCTGCAGGATCCGGTGCTGCTCGACCGGCTGGTGAACGAGAAGCTGAAGGCCGAGGCCGAGATCATCGCCGCCGAGGGCTGGAAATGGATCGAGGTCGCGGTCAGCTTCCCCTACAGCCACGCCTATGGCATGCGGCAGTTGATCGGCACCACGGTCGATCTGACCGAGGATGAGCGCGCCACCCGCGAGGCGCTGCGAGACGAATACGACCGGCTTGAGGCCGAGTATTCGCAAGCGGAAGAATACCCCGATGAGGTCGATGCCCGGCTGGGCGAGATCGAGAAGACCCTCGGCGCCTTCGAGATGCGGTCGATGATCTACGAACCTGCGCAGATGGCGCGGGCAGGGGTCTTTGTCAGCCTCGATGTCGACGGCACGCTGCTGATCGAGCGTGGTTATGTCCGGGCCGAGGATGAAGCACCGCTGGAACCTGAGCCCGAGATCGTCGATCCCGAGACCGGCGAGGTTCTGCAGCGCGCCGAGCATGAAACCAGCCATCAGCGTGCTGTGATCACGCTTGGGGGCGAGCCGGCGACTTCGCCCGAAGAGGAGGAAGACGAAGGAGAGGCGATCAAGCCGCTGCCGGAACGCCTGGTGATCGAACTGACCGCGCACCGGACCCTCGCGCTGCGCGATGCTGTCGCCAACAACCCGCGCATCGCGATGACGGCGCTGCTGCACCGCTTGGTGCTCGACTGCTTTGGCATCCGCAGTGCGGGCAATGCGCTGCAGGCCCGTATCAACGAAGTGCATCTGTCGGTGCAGGCTCCGGATCTTGGCGACTCGATCCCGGCGCAGGCCATCGACGAGCGGCATGCGGCATGGCGAGCGGATATCCCGCTCGATGACGGCGATGACCGGCTCTGGGACTGGCTGCACGCTCTCGACGAGGCCAGCCGACAGGCTCTGCTGGCACATTGCCTGAGCTTCGGGGTCAACGCGCTCTATGAGCGTCCGAACCCCTATAGCGGCAATGGCATCAGCCAGCATGGCCTGGATCGCCGCATGCAGGAGGCAGATCGTCTCGCGCGCGTGACCGGTCTCGATCTGGTCGAGACGGGCTGGAAGCCGACGGTCGCAAACTACCTTGGCCGCGTCACCAAGGCGCGCATTCTCGAGGCTGTGCGGGAAGGTGTCGGTGAGCAGGCGGTGGAACTGATCGGTCATTTGAAGAAAGGCGAGATGGCCACGGAGGCCGAACGGCTGCTGGCAGGTAGCGGCTGGCTGCCGGAGCCGCTGCGGATGGAGGACCTCGAGGCCGCCGCCGCTGCCGGCGATGCCGAAGGGACTGACGCGGATACGCTGCCGGACTTCCTCGCAGGCGATGAGGATGATGCACTCGAGGAAGAGGAACCGGACTCGGCGCATCGCATCGCTGCAGAATGA
- a CDS encoding universal stress protein, with amino-acid sequence MYHHILISTDGSETATKGLDHGLTLAKTLGAKVTIVTVTEAFPIYAAAAGGAWVAPIEVSGGFEESQKELADGILRTAKEAADKIGVVAEVLHIPNAQPAEAIVETAKVRDCSLICMSSHGRRGLGRLLLGSQTAEVLAHSPVPVLVVR; translated from the coding sequence ATGTATCATCACATCCTGATTTCCACCGATGGATCGGAAACCGCCACCAAGGGACTCGACCACGGCTTAACGCTGGCCAAGACCCTCGGCGCGAAGGTGACCATCGTCACCGTCACGGAAGCCTTCCCGATCTATGCAGCGGCCGCGGGCGGGGCATGGGTCGCGCCCATCGAGGTCAGCGGCGGGTTCGAGGAAAGCCAGAAGGAACTGGCCGATGGCATCCTGAGAACTGCGAAGGAAGCTGCGGACAAGATCGGTGTAGTCGCCGAGGTTCTGCATATCCCCAATGCCCAACCTGCCGAGGCGATTGTCGAGACGGCGAAAGTGCGGGATTGCAGCCTGATCTGCATGTCCTCGCACGGCCGGCGTGGCCTTGGTCGTCTGTTGCTCGGCAGCCAGACCGCCGAAGTTCTGGCACACAGCCCGGTCCCGGTGCTGGTCGTCCGCTGA
- a CDS encoding HU family DNA-binding protein, which produces MTTINDIAAKVAEENGLTKAQAKSAVEAVFKAVTDAAIAGEETSIPGFGKFKVKETAEREGRNPATGATVTIAASKKLAFTPAKAVKDALKA; this is translated from the coding sequence ATGACCACGATCAACGATATCGCCGCCAAAGTCGCGGAAGAGAATGGCCTGACCAAGGCTCAGGCCAAATCTGCCGTCGAGGCGGTCTTCAAAGCCGTGACTGACGCCGCCATTGCCGGCGAAGAAACCTCGATCCCCGGTTTTGGCAAGTTCAAGGTCAAGGAAACCGCCGAACGCGAAGGCCGCAACCCGGCCACCGGCGCAACCGTGACCATTGCTGCCTCAAAGAAGCTGGCCTTTACGCCTGCCAAGGCCGTGAAAGACGCGCTGAAGGCGTGA
- a CDS encoding ClbS/DfsB family four-helix bundle protein, whose translation MVVPSTKAELLEAIATTFDRLTIDLARGSTDRAREASLAGHAAGTMMSPADLVAYLIGWNDLVLKWLDRDNRGEPVDFSEAGFKWNELGLLAQKFYRDHEALDWVSLLARLTEAKTRLVDTISARSDAELYGGPWYGKWTKGRMIQFNTSSPYANARVRIRKWLKEKG comes from the coding sequence ATGGTGGTTCCAAGTACAAAAGCCGAGCTACTGGAGGCGATTGCGACGACATTTGATCGCCTCACCATCGATCTCGCGAGGGGTTCAACTGACCGTGCAAGGGAGGCATCACTCGCGGGGCACGCGGCGGGGACAATGATGAGCCCAGCCGATTTGGTCGCTTATCTGATCGGGTGGAACGATTTGGTGCTCAAGTGGCTGGATCGTGACAACCGGGGCGAGCCGGTCGATTTTTCCGAGGCCGGGTTCAAATGGAATGAACTCGGTCTGCTGGCCCAGAAGTTCTACCGGGATCATGAGGCTTTGGATTGGGTCAGTCTGTTGGCACGCCTGACCGAGGCCAAGACCCGGCTGGTCGACACGATTTCCGCACGGTCCGACGCCGAACTCTACGGTGGGCCCTGGTATGGGAAATGGACGAAGGGCCGGATGATCCAGTTCAATACGTCTTCTCCCTACGCCAATGCGCGAGTCCGGATTCGGAAGTGGCTCAAGGAGAAGGGCTGA
- a CDS encoding JAB domain-containing protein, producing the protein MTEQEQTVILEAREILARYFNQNPLLTSWQAVLDYCAIAVRGEVECFHVLYLDRKNRLISDVRVSVGTVDHVPVYPREVLKCALLMNASALILVHNHPSGDPEPSDADLKMTKEIQKGCKTLGLTLHDHIIVGAGREISLRARGDL; encoded by the coding sequence ATGACTGAGCAGGAGCAAACCGTCATCCTTGAGGCGCGTGAGATTCTTGCGCGCTATTTCAACCAAAACCCGCTGCTGACCTCCTGGCAGGCTGTGCTGGACTATTGTGCCATCGCGGTACGGGGTGAGGTCGAGTGCTTTCATGTTCTCTACCTTGACCGAAAGAACCGGCTGATTTCCGATGTTCGGGTCTCGGTCGGCACCGTCGATCATGTGCCGGTCTATCCGCGCGAGGTGCTGAAATGTGCGCTTTTGATGAACGCATCGGCGCTGATCCTGGTCCACAATCACCCCAGTGGTGATCCCGAACCGTCTGATGCCGACCTGAAGATGACGAAGGAGATCCAGAAGGGCTGCAAAACGCTGGGTCTTACCCTGCATGACCACATCATCGTCGGGGCAGGGCGTGAGATCAGTCTGCGTGCACGCGGTGATCTCTGA
- a CDS encoding thermonuclease family protein, with product MQFLSVVSGALLLAFMAVERFPEHLAALPELTALRVIEGPVSHVRDGDTIEVAGTPVRFGSLDCAERGTAVGDAATGRVRELVAGQSLTCALNGRSSYDRSIGRCTLPDGRDLAAQMIREGLCQRYW from the coding sequence TTGCAGTTTCTTTCCGTGGTGAGCGGAGCGTTGTTGCTGGCTTTTATGGCCGTGGAGCGCTTCCCCGAGCATCTCGCCGCATTGCCCGAGCTGACTGCCTTGCGCGTGATTGAAGGCCCGGTCAGCCATGTTCGCGATGGCGATACGATCGAGGTTGCGGGCACGCCGGTCCGGTTTGGATCTCTGGACTGCGCTGAGCGCGGAACAGCGGTAGGTGATGCGGCTACCGGGCGGGTGAGGGAACTCGTTGCCGGGCAGTCCCTTACCTGCGCCCTGAATGGCCGTAGCAGCTATGATCGCAGCATCGGGCGTTGCACCTTGCCCGATGGCCGCGATCTTGCCGCGCAGATGATCCGGGAAGGACTGTGTCAGCGCTACTGGTGA
- a CDS encoding H-NS histone family protein — MTEINLDTLSLSELKQLEKSVAKAITSFEERRKAEARAKVDELARELGYSFEELADAAASRKRSPSVAKYRHPENPELTWSGRGRKPGWIGEALVNGKSLEDFAI, encoded by the coding sequence ATGACCGAAATCAACCTCGACACGCTTTCTCTGAGCGAACTGAAGCAGCTGGAAAAGTCAGTCGCCAAGGCGATCACCTCCTTTGAAGAACGCCGCAAGGCCGAGGCCCGCGCCAAGGTCGACGAACTGGCGCGCGAACTTGGCTATTCGTTCGAGGAACTTGCGGATGCAGCCGCATCCCGCAAACGCTCCCCGTCAGTGGCGAAATATCGTCATCCCGAGAACCCGGAGCTGACCTGGTCTGGCCGCGGGCGCAAGCCAGGCTGGATCGGTGAAGCGCTGGTTAACGGCAAATCACTTGAAGACTTTGCTATCTGA
- a CDS encoding helix-turn-helix domain-containing protein: MDGDLDDFDRRLGERLKALRTKRGLSLADVAAEIGVSYQQMQKYEAGQNSLSVKRMLRIADLLVVDPHVILKSVFRESCEDGLYRLQPFQRTGERHRILKAYFSLPEDIRLAVWHLVEEVHGQMNRKP, translated from the coding sequence TTGGACGGCGATTTGGATGATTTTGACAGGCGCCTCGGTGAGAGGCTGAAGGCGCTACGGACAAAGCGCGGCCTGTCACTGGCTGATGTCGCAGCCGAGATTGGCGTGAGCTACCAGCAAATGCAGAAGTATGAAGCGGGCCAGAATAGCCTGTCGGTCAAGCGTATGCTGAGAATAGCAGATCTTTTGGTTGTGGACCCTCACGTCATCCTGAAATCGGTGTTCCGCGAAAGCTGCGAGGACGGGCTATATCGACTACAGCCATTTCAACGCACGGGGGAACGGCACCGCATACTGAAGGCGTATTTTTCCCTTCCAGAGGATATCAGGTTGGCGGTTTGGCATCTTGTCGAGGAAGTCCATGGCCAAATGAACAGGAAGCCATGA